In Nomia melanderi isolate GNS246 chromosome 5, iyNomMela1, whole genome shotgun sequence, a single genomic region encodes these proteins:
- the LOC116424460 gene encoding uncharacterized protein LOC116424460, whose protein sequence is MDIGRRMNLICLALVMLKLARARMQGTGESSGEYLHKAMMELQEFNVPPPVNVYNQLWSNGYENAAHSGKQDHPVQRINMNPRQKYKNQSYNILIGGSPDVHRYDGSFPGYHQPHEFAIKAQDPEVLGFTRAELASMYKDALQRGSSVSFSSLTNALASGEIPQVTQTHVEFPVKSPSYQYYFFPLKSFMSEFKKDHGYKTIPISAFPHAPAALPSTPSLFTSNPLFVAISTFVTMAVLFMMSVLFLPKFPLIETLLHSREIQDDFLHLSNAIVNAIDRYNLLEALKGQRVEYMR, encoded by the exons ATGGATATCGGTAGGAGAATGAATCTGATTTGTCTCGCTTTGGTGATGCTGAAACTCGCTCGCGCGAGAATGCAAGGAACTGGCGAGTCGAGCGGCGAGTACCTGCACAAAGCGATGATGGAGCTGCAGGAGTTCAACGTTCCTCCCCCGGTGAACGTTTACAATCAGCTCTGGAGCAACGGCTACGAGAACGCGGCTCACAGTGGGAAACAGGATCACCCGGTGCAGAGGATCAACATGAACCCCCGGCAGAAGTATAAAAATCAAAGCTACAACATCCTGATCGGCGGAAGTCCGGACGTGCATCGGTACGATGGAAGTTTCCCCGGTTATCATCAG CCTCACGAGTTCGCCATTAAAGCGCAGGACCCGGAAGTGCTGGGGTTCACGCGGGCGGAACTGGCGTCGATGTACAAAGACGCGTTGCAAAGGGGATCGTCGGTCAGCTTCTCGAGCTTGACGAACGCTTTGGCGTCCGGCGAGATTCCTCAGGTGACGCAGACTCACGTGGAATTCCCGGTTAAGTCTCCCAGCTACCAGTATTATTTCTTCCCGTTGAAGAGCTTCATGTCGGAGTTCAAGAAGGACCATGGCTACAAGACAATC CCTATCTCCGCGTTCCCGCACGCGCCGGCCGCATTGCCCAGCACTCCGTCGCTGTTCACGTCGAACCCTCTGTTCGTAGCCATAAGCACCTTCGTCACCATGGCGGTTCTCTTCATGATGAGCGTTTTATTTTTACCAAAGTTCCCCTTAATCGAGACGCTGCTGCACTCGCGGGAAATCCAGGACGATTTTCTTCACTTGTCGAACGCCATTGTGAACGCCATCGACCGGTAcaatctgctggaggccctcaAAGGACAGCGCGTGGAGTATATGAGGTAG
- the wkd gene encoding TBC1 domain family member whacked, giving the protein MASSGSHNGDAETESDKFEGSKVDRHGFLQDSNCSTDSLGKQGIPPEVMLRRERKWIQMLNNWSYFMNTNYRKVRERCRKGIPPSVRLRAWLNLCGGQLLMDTNPNLFEELVERSGDPKYIDDIKKDLHRQFPHHVMFISEAHGQEELFKVLKAYSILNSKVGYCQAQAPIAAFLLMHMPAVQAFWCLVAICDKYLIGYYSQGMETLLRDGDILFALLKRVSPIAYKHLKKQKMDPILYMTEWFLCVYTRTLPWESILRVWDMFLCEGVKVIFKVGLVLLKGSLGRASLVKRCPTVYETLQVLRNPPQQIMEEEALVYQIRKLTLTEEDFEYEHQRQVLKRKAAEQAPSAANRTD; this is encoded by the exons ATGGCGTCCTCAGGATCGCATAATGGGGATGCTGAGACAGAAAGTGATAAGTTTGAAGGCTCAAAGGTTGATCGACATGGTTTTCTTCAGGATTCCAACTGCAGCACAGACAG CCTTGGAAAACAAGGAATACCACCAGAGGTAATGTTAAGGAGGGAAAGGAAATGGATACAGATGTTAAACAATTGGAGTTACTTCATGAACACAAATTACCGCAAAGTCAGGGAAAGATGCAGAAAGGGTATACCGCCATCAGTAAGACTTCGTGCCTGGTTAAATCTGTGCGGCGGTCAGTTGTTGATGGATACAAATCCAAATTTATTCGAAGAGCTAGTGGAACGATCCGGTGATCCGAAATATATAGATGACATTAAAAAGGATCTCCATAGACAATTTCCCCATCATGTAATGTTTATCAGTGAAGCTCACGGACAGGAAGAATTATTCAAAGTACTGAAAGCGTATTCCATTTTAAATAGTAAAGTTGGTTATTGTCAAGCTCAAGCACCTATTGCTGCATTTTTGTTGATGCATATGCCAGCAGTACAAGCGTTTTGGTGCCTAGTTGCAATATGTGACAAATATCTTATCGGGTATTATAGTCAGGGGATGGAAACGTTACTGCGTGATGGAGATATACTGTTTGCTCTTTTGAAGAGAGTATCTCCTATTGCTTATAAACACTTG AAAAAACAAAAGATGGATCCGATTTTGTATATGACCGAATGGTTCTTATGTGTTTATACGCGAACACTGCCATGGGAAAGTATTTTACGAGTATGGGATATGTTTCTCTGTGAAGGGGTTAAAGTTATATTTAAAGTAGGATTAGTATTGTTAAAAGGCAGCTTGGGTCGTGCATCATTAGTTAAGCGTTGTCCAACAGTCTATGAAACACTTCAAGTATTAAGAAATCCTCCTCAGCAAATTATGGAAGAGGAAGCTTTGGTCTATCAG ATCCGGAAATTAACTTTAACCGAAGAAGATTTCGAATACGAGCATCAACGTCAGGTATTAAAACGGAAAGCAGCAGAACAAGCGCCTTCCGCCGCTAATCGGACAGACTGA